The Rhipicephalus microplus isolate Deutch F79 chromosome 4, USDA_Rmic, whole genome shotgun sequence sequence ccttcgtgcgtttgcgtTCTCTGGGAtaccagtcagttacccttaatggccagcggttatcctgccaacgcgctacattcccggcccatgtccatttgttcttaatttcaactatgttATACTTAACcccgatttgttccctgacccactctgctctcttcttgtctcttaaggttacccctatcatttttatttccatcgcTCGCTCAATTTAGCTGTACGCTCTTAAtaggcctccaggtttctgctccgtaggtaagctCCGGCAAAACACAGCTGCaatatacgttcctcttgaaggttagtggtagattaccatacatgatttgagaatgcttgccgaatgtgatccaccccatccttattctagttatttcactctcatggcttGGCTACCTGTCCTAAATAGAGATACTCCTTTAAAACTTTTAGCGTCTCTCCACTTATCGCAAAGCACTGTTTTCTGCCAATCTACAATAAGTAAATCTCTACAATGAGTAAAAATATGGACGCCGACCATTAAAggaccagtcaacaggctccgaaacgcgcAAGATAAGCTCGCGCATCTTTCCTGCGCGTGGCCAACCTCCTTCaatgcgcagtgacgtcaactcggcgatcgacgacgcagcacgcagctcgtcgattggtctaaaccaggtatcAATAAAGAGAAACTTAGTCtacgtcgccgatcgccgagttgacgtcatcGCGCGTGGAAGAAGGATGGTCAGGCGTACGAAAGATGCGCGAGCTTTTCCTGCGCGTTCCGGAGtctgttgactggcccttcaagtttacagcatctcttccgaagAAATGTTTCAACAAAAAGTGACCTCATGGGGtacatcacaaaaaaaaatcactaagACCAGCTCCGCCTGTGTAGCGAGGCATTAACAATCATAATTGGTGAGAAAATGGTGTCCTGTAACAAACAGTCACAAAGTCATAAAAAAATACGGGACGAAGAATATCATTTGCGCCGATAGCGAAAGGTCGCCGGGCCACGTATTTGTGACCCCTGGTTTATATTTTTCAAATATACTGCCTTGTGTATTCAATACAAATGGCATAATGATTATACCATTTATCTTGAATTCAGAAGACTGTATACTTGGGACTATTAATGACAAGCGCTTTGGCACAATCAGCGGTATTACGATCGAAATACCGTCATCTTTGAATAGTTCAATAAGGTAGTAAACATTATAAGCCAGCCGCTAGAGAGATTCCTGCGGTCGTGTGTTATGACGATGTGAAATTATAGTTTACAAGCGAGCATTCAGTTCAGCTGTTTGTCTTATTTTTCAACATGAGAATCACAATGATGTTGTGGGAAGTGAACAAAAAGCCTGAAAAATGGGGTTGGAAAGCGTCCAGTAACCATCATTTTTTTTACAGACGGCAGTACACAATAACGCAAAAGCTTATACAGAACTAGCACTGTGGGAAAAGGGAGAGAAGGATAActctttattgaaaagcagagaatttagccggcaTATATAAATCGCTGACCATATTATATCAACCCTATTtcttcctgcctttcttttcccacGCTTCGCAGGTGATCCCGACCGTTACTCGCAGGTCAAGGAGACGCACAATGGCACCTACCTGTCCCAGTACGAGTGGAGTGTGCGCGACATGTACGCGTTCCTGCAGCGCTCGTCTGTCATGCACGGAGTCAACCTGGCGGGCCCCGACTTCTACACGGGCAAGCCCGGCTACCGAGTGCGGCTGGGACTGTCCTTCGGCAGGATCAATCCGTCCAACGGGGTACCCTACATGGGCGTCTGGTTCACCATCCTGCGCGGCCGCTACGACGACGCACTCGAGTGGCCCTTCCAGTACCGCTTCAACATCACCGTGGTCGACCCGTCGGGTTTGGGACAGGACGCTCACGTCTCCATGAACCCGATGACGGCCATCTGCCGACTGCGCAAACAGTTTCAACGACCCACCGAGCGCAGGAACGACGGCGTCGAAGGGTGCGGCAAGTCGTTCCTCATTCCGCACAGCAAGGTGCTCGGGTATGTGTCCGACGACACCCTCCAGGTGCGACTCAGCATATTCCTCGAGGACAAGGGCGCCATTCCCAAGAGGGCCAAGGCCTACATGCGCGGTCACCAGCTCGTCTCCGAGTTTCAGTGGGCCGTGGATGACATCGACGCCAAGATCAAGCAGGCCCGCAAGGGTGAGCCGCAGCCGCTGACGAGCGACCTCTTCTACATAAACAGCGAGAGCTACCTGATGGTGCTCCAGCTGACCTTCCACTCGGAGGACGAACACCTGGGACTATTCGCCGTCGTCATTCCAGGAGAGTTTGACGACACGCTAGAGTGGCCGCTGTCGTACAGCTTCGAGCTGTCCATAGTGGATCAGTCGGCGGGCTTCCTGACTGCCGACCGCAAAGGCGTGATCGACCCGACCTCGGGTGTCTGCCCGCTCAGCGCGTTCACCAAACCACAGTTCCAGCCCAACACACCGTGCGGCTTCCGCAAACTCGTCTCATTTAGCGCCCTCGAGCGGAGCAATTTCAAGAAAGATGGCAAGATTCTACTACGCTTCACGGCCATCCTTGACCAGATGCCGAATTTCGCCTCTGTGTCGGTGAAGGATCGTCACCTGGTAGCTGAGTACGTCTGGAAAGTGCCCAGCGTGGAAAGGAAAATCGCCCTTGCTACTTCAGGCAGGCCTTCGAACCTGCTGAGCGAGCGGTTCTACACCAGGCACCAGGGCTATCTCATGCAGATGCAGCTCAAGTTCCAGAATTATACGAACGGCAGCATAGGCGTTTTCCTCACGCTTCTAGAAGGCGGCTACGACTCTCTGGCACAGTGGCCCTTCGTGAAGCGCTTCGACCTCATCATCATCGATCAGCAGCACGGAAAAAGGGGCAATGATGTGGTGGTAGCCGTGGATCCAAATAACCCGTACATCAAGAACGAAGCGTGCGTCGGCTCCTTCTGGAGGCCATTCGGACGCAACGACGCGTGCGGGTCCTCTAGTGCCATTTCCTATGACGAAGTTTACAATCGCAAGTACATACGCTACGGAAGCCTACTCGTCAAGGTAGTCGTCTACATGGAGGAGATCGAACCACCAAACATGGCAAGATTGGTGTTTCGCGACGACAGTGTCGTCGCCGAGTACGACTGGCTCGTCCCGGACATAAAGGAAAAAGTGGCACAGGCAAAGCTCGGCAACGCACAGTTTGTAGACAGCGACAAGTTTTACTTGACCAACGGAGGCTACCGCGTGATGCTGCGCCTTTACCCTGAGAAGGCGTCCGGTTTTGTCGGCCTGTACGTAGTCTTCACGCGAGGCGCCTACGACGACGTGCTCGAGTGGCCATTCACGCACAAGTACGAAATGGTGATTGTCGACCAGAAGGAAGACTCCTCGACTGACATAGTGCACACGACGTTCGCGGCGTCCGGCTGCCCGGACATCGCACTTCAGAAGCCCACTCAAGAACTGGCCGAGTGGAGCTGTGGCGAGAGCCGCATGGCGAGCCACGCGGCGCTCCTGAACGGAGGTTACGTACGCGACGGTGCCATCCGCGTACGGTTCCGCGTGTTCCTCAAAGAATACGCAAGTCACGTGGCATCCGTCACTGTGCGGAACAACGCACTCGTCTCCGAGTACCTCTGGGAACTCAAGGATGCGCCCGCCAAGGTGAACCTGCTGCAGAACGCTGGCTTCGCCAAGGTCGAAAGTCCCATCTTCTACACGGGAAACCAGGGCTACGCCCTAAGGATGAGCCTGGTACTCAACAAGGTGACGACGCCGTTGCAGACTCTAGCCAGCAACGACGACCAGAGCGTCTTGGGCATCTACTTCACGCTCTGGAAGGGAAGGCACGACGCCGTACTGAAGTGGCCCTTCCCGCACGTCATAACGCTAGCCGTCGTCGATACGGCGAGTGGCCGGGCGGACCTCTCCAAGACCGTGGACCCGACGCACGCGCGGTGTCCACTCGAGGCCTTCCACAGGCCAAAGACAATGCGCAACGACCACGCCTGCGGGTTCTCTGCCTTCATGGCGGTCGAGCGACTCGGCGATTACATTCGCGACGGCTCGCTGGTGATCAGGGCCACGATCGACATGAGAAGCTGACGGCCGGAGTGAAGTAGACACGTGAACTTCTTTCGTGTGTTTGTGCCATATCCATGTCACAGTATACAGATCTCTCAAGGCACGCGTTATGAGCTGATGAACAGACGGACGCGGCGCGTACTGTAGGCCACAGAGAAAATGCGTCGCGAGGACTGTGCCAATCGTGCGCTCATTCCCAAGCGTTTTCTCCGGGAGGTTGTTAGGACTATCTGCAAAAATGAGTGCGGAACTATGGCACTGCCCTGTTGTTCCATCGGAGCGGTCCGCTATTCCCCGATATCCGACCTAACTGCTCTGGCCTCCCTGTACCCCAGCTTACGCAATCGTAGTTCTTTCTGTGGATGTCCGCTTGCGTTGCTGAGCCTTCTCGCGAAAGTTCGCTTACTTACACGAGGGCATATTGGGAGTCGATTGAAACCATACACAGACAACACGTGCGCTACGTGCGCATGTTATAAAAGACGCCCGTGTGAACCCGCTTCGTCAAAGTATACAACACACTTTCAGACACAGTTGGGAGATCTAATCCCAAGCAGTTTCAAATGCAATGCGCCTATTCGCTTTCGCAGCACGTCTGCATCTGAGGAACACGAACACCGACAAGAGGAAAAGTTTGAATTCGCATGTCGCAGCAAGATCGCGAAATataggcagggggggggggggggggggaatgcgcTTTTGGGAAAAATTCTGATCACACCCGGGCTGGGAAGATTCACTGCGCTTAAAGCAGCGGTCCGGGGCTGCGCTATGGCCCAGAGCGCAGCCTTCAGTCACTCTATGTATTTTTAAAGAACACAAAATTCTTCGAAGTGCTCATAACCACCTTATGCGGAACGAACAAAGCGATCCATTCCGGTAAAAAAAGGTAAGAAATAAGGGAAGATGAAGAGTGCAGGAAGTACTCTTACATTGCAAAGGCCAGAATGAATATACGGAGCTCAAACTTCTGAAAACACGTATGAAAGTTGAGCATCCTAAACGTGTACTGCCACACTATGCACTAGTACTTGCGTTAAACTCCTTCGCCAACGTGAACGAATGCGCGTTCTGTTTAGAATCACACAGAAACCAAAGCTGCAAGACTTTATAGAATGCGTgaacaaataaagaaataaaagcgcaaTTGACTAACGCGTAAGTGATCCAGGTAAATCCCGTGGCTCGATAATAAAGCTCTTCCTGACGTGTTTGTTATGGTGCATTACGCACGTGAGAACTGGCGTAAGCACTGACGTTTAACCTAAGCTACAACCTTGTAGACGCAGCTATGGTATATTGCATTGATAGCTCACTAAATCTATACCCCTATTCTGGACTCCACAAACGAACCTCTCCTTTACTTACCGAAACACGGCCACATAATGCAAGCGCGTGCATTCAGCGGCCGTGGCTGGACATTGTGAAATACCGTTATACTGTAAAACTCCCCGCATAAGCGACAGTTCACAGCCTTATGACGTAGCTGTTACGGCCTCGACTATTTTATAATGCCAACAGGGTTCGACCAAAACCTGGAGTCGTTAAAAAAATCTACAAACATAAAGTTTTTATATAGGGCGACGtcgaatatataaaaaaaaacacgtcgtTGCCACAGGAAAACGCCCATTCTCCTGCACACAACATCTGCACCCACCTCCAAAGGGCCTCTACACTTCCCAAAAAGTTACTCCGGACACCCCCGCCCCCCCCTCTCTCTATCCATCTTACAGACACAGGCACTCCACCACCACGTCTTGTCACCATCCCAGGCGTCCTGGCAACAACCCCAAAATCAATATGCTGGATAAACCCTCACCCGAGATGCATGTGTCTTCGATAACAATATTTAAATGAGCGTTGGGGGATGGGGGGAATGCGACCAATCACAAGCGCAAATAGCTGCTTCATTTTGTGACATAGCGTTTTGTATATTGTTAAGCCGACACATGCGCCTACATTTTGTTCGTTACGACGACCGACTGCAGCACTGATTTATTCGACCGACGTCTGGGCCGCTTTACGAACCGGTTGTAGCGATTAAATCCTCCGCGCGCTTACAAGTTTTCACAATGAAACGACTgcaaacgtaaaaaaaaatgaaagaaaagctCGAAGCGGGAGTTTTGAATttattgtcattttttttctccaccTCGTCCCATAACTCAATACTTCATCAGACCTTTCaaaacaaattatatatatatatatatatatatatatgtatatatatatatatatatatatatatatatatatatatatatatatatatatatatatatatatataatcaatcTGGTCTCGTTAACGCATGTAACAAATAGTGAGACCATATCTATCCATATCTAGTCGCGAACACGCGGCCCGCGGCTTCGCCTGAAACAAAGCTAGGTGACTCTGCTCAATAGTATTCGAATGATTTTCTTTGTTACGTATTGGGTAAGCTACACAGACGAGAGTGGTCCCACACTCCATGCGGTCGTTATTGGTAGCAACATCATTGTAGGGCAAGAACTCCATAtttcccaatcggctttttcAGATTTTGATCCCTGTGCAAACCAGTATCCACAGGTTTTTCGAACCTGGCGTCACATATCGTCCAGAAATGACCCATATATGGGTTAAAAGAGTTCTTTCAAATGTCAGCGTTCGGTGACATTATATGCATCAAACCCTCGTCGACCCCCTTCCCCCGCCGTTATTATCTTCATTGTCTCAGCCCTTGAGGTAGTATATTTCGTGATTGCAGCCGCTAGATGAGGTGCACTTGAGATCTCTGCCATATATAATTCCGAGCTAGCAACGCAGTTTtgtacttcctttttttttatggcaCATCAATCGACTTGTCATATTCGGACTCGCATTTTTCCTATTCATCAAAGAGATCGGGCGATAAAACTGCGAAGACCACCAGGTGCTTCCAGAGTTGCAACAATGACAGCCCTGCAAGCCACGTGCCGCGCTGTAAAAGGTCAAGGTCGGAGTATAGTTGGATTAACAAGCTGATATAGGGTtctgccaacatcatcttaatacataagaaaggagatgacaaggacttgaagaattacaggccgatcagcttgctctccgtagtatacaagctgtttacaaaggtaattgctaacagagtaaggaaaacattagaattcaatcaaccaaaggaacaagcaggatttcgaaaaagctactcaacaatcgaccacattcatactatcaatcaggttatagagaaatgctcagagtataaccaaccactatacatagccttcatagattacgagaacgcGCTTGATtctgtagaaatatcagcagtcatgcagacactgccgaATTAGGGCGTCAACGAAACATATATCaacatcttggaagaaatctactggggatcaactgctaccatagagcttcataaagaaagcaacagaataccaatcaagaagggtgtaaggcaaggggacacaatctccccaatgctatttacaaCGTGCTTAGAGGATGTTTTCAGAGGCGTAGAATGgtacagttagggataaaagttaatagagagtaccttagtaacctgcgcttcgccgatgacattgcattgccgagtaactcaggggacgaattgcaactcatgattacggaattagacaatgagagcagaaaggtacgtcttaaaattattctgcagaaaacaatagtaatgtacaacaacctcggaagagagcagcgctccGATATAcgtaatagtccacttcaagttgtagaagactatgtctacttagggcaggtaaaaaccgcggagctgaaccacgagattaatataactagaagaataagaatggggtggagcacattcggcaagcactctgaaatcatgacatgtagattgccactatccctcaagaggaaggtatataacagctgtatcttgcccgtacttagctacggagcagaaacctggagacttacaaagagggttcagcttaagttgaggacgacgcagcgaccattggaaagaaaactggtaggtgtaaccttaagagacaagaagagagcagagtggattagagaacaaacgggggttaaggatatcatagttgaaatcaagaagaagaaatggacatgggctgggcatgtagcacgtagacaggataaccgctggtcattaagggtaactaactggattcccagagaaggcaagtgggttagggggagacagaaagttaggtgggcagatgaaattaagaagtttgcgggtataaattggcagcagcaagcacaggaccgggttaactggcggaacatgggagagacctttgtcctgcagtggacgtagtcaggctgctgctgatgatgataggGTTCTGAGATGCAGTAGTAGGGGGCTCCAATATTAGCGGTGGCTTTTGTGGAAAGTAGACATCGCAAGCCCCCTTCTTCTACCATCCCACCACCATGTTAACGCAGTTGGCGAAGCCTGCGGTTTCCCAAATTAAAATGCTAAGTGCATACGCGATACTAATAGTTTGCGCAAGACTATCTTCGACAGCTTTCTCGCAGCAGCTAAGCCGTAAGGAgctaaaaaactaaaaaaaacattcacgCACCTGCTTTGAGGCGCTTTCCAGCAGTACTAGCCAAGAAAAAAAcagccagaatttttttattgcaatagcaattatatgaacactctcggctggattttgccgccggcgtcggcgtcatgatcgccatcactcaccgtatatgtatacttatttgtatatatgaaaacgcaaggaagaaaaataaTTCTAAGACTCCAGCGCGCGGAATCGAGCGTGGGACCTCTTAAGTGGGTGCGCGAGGCATTAAACACAGAGCCATGAAggagtacctccttcaacgttcaaacggcaagctatttatatctaccacttttTGCTGGCGAAGGGCATCTTAGGAGGAACTAACTTCAACATTACCAACAAGATGGCGCAgtaagcgcgcgtcgccacatcatcacgacgcggcggcgcgcgctctcatatcccacgcatactttgccctacgaatctcgcggtggggacaatcgtacgtcttggctggccttgggctttcaccggagcGATTCTAttgcagttaccgggcgcacaaaggtcactgcaattgtacCACAGTTTCCGTTTGTGAAAatggtgcgcttttcagacacagcgaagtaacaactaaaacgcttattcgcgttcatctgcacGTGTGAGTACGTtttatgcgtcatttgtgcgtgagaaacgcggggcacgtatcgatctgcttgtcattctgcgcttgaccttccaatttgttgctatcgcattcattgcttcgcctttgcggcaaagctgcgactttttttcgTGAAGTTTACGTAGTTGTGCATGTGTttgtatttgattgattgatatgtggagtttaacgtcccaaaaccaccatatgattatgagagacgtcgtagtggagggctccgggaatttcgaccacctggggttctttaacgtgcacccaaatctgagcacacggacctacaacatttccgcctccattggaaatgcagccgccgcagccgggattcgatcccgcgacctgcgggtcagcagccgagtaccttagccactagaccaccgcggcggagcatgTGTTTGTATTTGTGCGCGTAAATTTCTAAATGAAAAATTTTAAAACTTCAGAAGCTGTTACCACCTCCTTCCCCTCGTTTCAAATGTTAACCCAAGTTCATGTTATATAGATTTATTTAAGGCTACCGCTACTCAAAAAGAAAGGCCccttgtgcttttttttcttttagtttttacTCTGCTACATAATGTGCTTAAGCTTCTTGGTGCTTAGCAACTGCTCCAAAACAATAAGTAAGCACCGTTTTATGCACTAATCTTCTTCATGTATGCTCGATGCCGCTGATAAGGGCATGCCGATAAAAAGCCCACCAAAcgcaaggaaaaaagaagaaaagaactgtGCCTCTTCAAGACAAATAATGTGCCTATCTACCACAGCAACAATGATGGCACAACGAAATTTTAGGGTCAAATGTGAGAATATGCATACAGGTGTAATACAACCCCTGAACATTACCCAAAACACCCAAAAAATTATGAACGATGTGGAACATTAGCTTGCATGAATAATTAGGGGCAATTTCATTCTTGCATGGTAAATGCTGCCGATAAGCGCATGCCAAAAGAAGCCCACCAGACTAatttgctaaagctaccatcacacgaaaaaaaaaaaaactatgacagTAGGCTATATATGGGCATGTAGGTAAAGATGTGAACTGGACACGTGAATTAAAAATTAAAGTGCCTACAACATACACACACAGGGGCCAATGCTTCCATCAGTTCCTTGTTAATCATCATATTAAAACTTGTACAGCGCGCAGACATCACAGCTAATTGAGTGTATCAGTGTGCATAGTACGCATAGCGAAATATGTGGTGATACATATCTGTTGAAATTTGTAATGCTCAAATGAATGGGTCCCAGTAAAGCCCAACACCAGCAGTTGTGCTGCACCGCTTTTACTATTTCCGTCTGTTTGAGCACTGTaaattttaacaaaaaaagaGCATTATAGCAATAAAAATCTTGCTCGTGGATTTTGTTGCAGTGCACTGCAAGGTTTACTTTTTGGGTGATACATGCTGAATATGTTGCAGCAATATTCAACTTAGTAGGTACCAGAACATAGGTGATAGGAAGACTATATGAATTACATGAAAGCATGACACCTACCACAcaacaaaaaactaaaaaaagaagagggaTAGTTTTCATTTAttacacacaatattaatgaaaagtGACAATAACACCAAGTATAGGGGAGGGATGTCATTTGTAGTATAATTTTGATATATATGTGAAGAAAGTAAGGTAGACGAAAcaataacttgccaccggcaatTGGAACCGAACCTGGAACCTTCAAATTACTGTGCTGCCTTAAAACAGGGTCATTCAAAGGTCAATTGCAGGCTGGATCACTGCCAGCAGCAAGTTGATTTTTGCACTTTACTTTCTTTAGATTTATACCACAATTAATACAAATATTATCCCCTATACCTTAATTGGTGTTATCGTACGTTAGCTGTCTTGACAAAAAAAAGCTGACTCTTTCGGGGAGGCAGCATGGATTACTAACATTTTATTGTTAGGACAATATACTACCAGCATTTGTAGCAGTGCACACTGGCATGCTTGGTTTGAACTGATGTCTACATGGCACCCAAGTTGCCACGTGGTCCAAAAAATAAACTGTTGCAAAAGGACCCTGTGCGTTGTCTTTTTTTATACGTATATACGTatcgtccgtttcagacaaattATTACAGCCGAGCTGTTACGATCGAGGTCTGCCATGCGTTGTAGATAGAAAATACGTAACCACCACCGTGAACTGGCATGCGCTCAATTACCGTTTAAGCACTCGATAAAGACGGTTAACAAAAGGAGCTGCCAAGTGCATCCCATAATTAGTGTTCACCACCAATTTAATTGTCCACTCAGCTATGCTGGTGCTTGAAAGTCCAGTGCACAAAACCCCTGTACAAGCGTTATGTTGGGAAGGAACCGCTTCGACATGTGCAATATAATGTGGTAGAAGAGTAAAACAACCGCGT is a genomic window containing:
- the LOC142814237 gene encoding uncharacterized protein LOC142814237 yields the protein MGRDRRWPMRPCRRDAGKRQVLPPHRRQLMSAALSGGCDHHAVSRSSGQLPLERRRRWSWALPSERRGDRGALRWCLTVGVSLLLCATCSTGDPDRYSQVKETHNGTYLSQYEWSVRDMYAFLQRSSVMHGVNLAGPDFYTGKPGYRVRLGLSFGRINPSNGVPYMGVWFTILRGRYDDALEWPFQYRFNITVVDPSGLGQDAHVSMNPMTAICRLRKQFQRPTERRNDGVEGCGKSFLIPHSKVLGYVSDDTLQVRLSIFLEDKGAIPKRAKAYMRGHQLVSEFQWAVDDIDAKIKQARKGEPQPLTSDLFYINSESYLMVLQLTFHSEDEHLGLFAVVIPGEFDDTLEWPLSYSFELSIVDQSAGFLTADRKGVIDPTSGVCPLSAFTKPQFQPNTPCGFRKLVSFSALERSNFKKDGKILLRFTAILDQMPNFASVSVKDRHLVAEYVWKVPSVERKIALATSGRPSNLLSERFYTRHQGYLMQMQLKFQNYTNGSIGVFLTLLEGGYDSLAQWPFVKRFDLIIIDQQHGKRGNDVVVAVDPNNPYIKNEACVGSFWRPFGRNDACGSSSAISYDEVYNRKYIRYGSLLVKVVVYMEEIEPPNMARLVFRDDSVVAEYDWLVPDIKEKVAQAKLGNAQFVDSDKFYLTNGGYRVMLRLYPEKASGFVGLYVVFTRGAYDDVLEWPFTHKYEMVIVDQKEDSSTDIVHTTFAASGCPDIALQKPTQELAEWSCGESRMASHAALLNGGYVRDGAIRVRFRVFLKEYASHVASVTVRNNALVSEYLWELKDAPAKVNLLQNAGFAKVESPIFYTGNQGYALRMSLVLNKVTTPLQTLASNDDQSVLGIYFTLWKGRHDAVLKWPFPHVITLAVVDTASGRADLSKTVDPTHARCPLEAFHRPKTMRNDHACGFSAFMAVERLGDYIRDGSLVIRATIDMRS